The sequence below is a genomic window from Escherichia marmotae.
GACCGCGAAGGTATCGTGCAGGTATTTTTCGATCCGGATCGTGCGGACGCGTTAAAGCTGGCCTCCGAACTGCGTAATGAGTTCTGCATTCAGGTAACGGGCACCGTGCGTGCGCGTGACGAAAAAAATATCAACCGCGATATGGCGACCGGCGAAATCGAAGTGCTGGCGTCTTCGCTGACCATCATCAACCGCGCAGACGTTCTGCCGCTTGACTCTAACCACGTCAACACCGAAGAAGCGCGTCTGAAATACCGCTACCTCGACCTGCGTCGTCCGGAAATGGCTCAACGCCTGAAAACGCGCGCTAAAATTACTAGCCTGGTGCGCCGTTTTATGGATGACCACGGCTTCCTCGACATCGAAACTCCGATGCTGACCAAAGCGACGCCGGAAGGCGCACGTGACTACCTGGTGCCGTCTCGTGTGCACAAAGGTAAATTCTACGCGCTGCCGCAGTCTCCGCAGTTGTTCAAACAGTTGCTGATGATGTCCGGTTTCGACCGCTACTATCAGATCGTTAAGTGTTTCCGTGACGAAGACCTGCGTGCTGATCGTCAGCCTGAATTTACCCAGATCGATGTGGAAACTTCTTTCATGACCGCGCCGCAAGTGCGTGAAGTCATGGAAGCCCTGGTGCGTCATCTGTGGCTGGAAGTGAAGGGCGTAGATCTGGGCGATTTCCCGGTAATGACCTTTGCGGAAGCTGAACGCCGTTATGGTTCTGATAAACCGGATCTGCGTAACCCGATGGAACTGACCGACGTTGCCGACCTGCTGAAATCCGTTGAGTTTGCGGTATTCGCGGGGCCAGCGAACGATCCGAAAGGTCGTGTTGCTGCTCTGCGAGTTCCGGGCGGGGCATCGCTGACCCGTAAGCAGATCGACGAATACGGTAACTTCGTCAAAATCTACGGCGCGAAAGGTCTGGCTTACATCAAAGTCAACGAACGCGCGAAAGGTCTGGAAGGTATCAACAGCCCGGTAGCGAAATTCCTCAACGCTGAAATCATCGAAACCATCCTGGATCGTACCGCCGCACAAGATGGCGATATGATTTTCTTCGGTGCCGACGACAAGAAAATTGTTGCCGACGCGATGGGCGCACTGCGTCTGAAAGTCGGTAAAGATCTCGGCCTGACCGACGAAAGCAAATGGGCACCGCTGTGGGTTATCGACTTCCCGATGTTTGAAGACGATGGCGAAGGCGGCCTGACGGCAATGCACCATCCGTTCACCTCACCGAAAGACATGACTGCCGCCGAGCTGAAAGCGGCACCGGAAAATGCGGTGGCGAACGCTTACGATATGGTCATCAATGGTTACGAAGTGGGCGGTGGCTCTGTGCGTATCCATAATGGTGATATGCAGCAGACGGTGTTTGGCATTCTGGGTATCACCGAAGAAGAACAGCGCGAGAAATTCGGCTTCCTGCTCGATGCCCTGAAATATGGTACGCCGCCGCACGCAGGTTTGGCATTCGGTCTTGACCGTCTGACCATGCTGCTGACCGGCACCGACAACATCCGTGACGTTATCGCCTTCCCGAAAACAACGGCGGCAGCGTGTCTGATGACTGAAGCCCCGAGCTTTGCCAACCCGACTGCACTGGCTGAGCTGAGCATTCAGGTTGTCAAGAAGGCTGAGAATAACTGATATGAATAAAATACACGAAATCATTTGCGGTGCATCGAGGCGGCAACTGAGTGAACTCCCATGAGCATAGATAACTATGTGAATGGGATGAGCGAAAGCAGCCAACGAAGAGACAGCGTGAAGGATAAAGTGTATAAGCGCCCCGTTTCGATCTTAGTGGTCATTTACGCACAAGATACGAAACGGGTGCTGATGTTACAGCGGCGTGACGATCCTGACTTCTGGCAGTCGGTAACCGGCAGTGTGGAGGAGGGGGAAACCGCGCCGCAAGCTGCCATGCGCGAAGTAAAGGAAGAGGTCACCATTGATGTTGTTGCTGAACAACTGACCTTAATTGACTGTCAGCGCACGGTAGAGTTTGAAATTTTTTCACATTTGCGTCATCGCTATGCGCCGGGCGTGACGCGTAATACGGAATCATGGTTCTGTCTTGCGCTACCACACGAGCGCCAGATTGTTTTTACTGAACATCTGGCATACCAATGGCTTGATGCGCCCGCTGCGGCGGCGCTTACTAAGTCGTGGAGCAACCGACAGGCGATTGAACAATTTGTAATTAACTTAGCCTGAGAAGGCGTATACACAAAATCCTTCGAGCTGTATCAAGGTGGTAAACGAGAGCCGCTAACGCAGGCAGCCTGAAGGATCAAGTGTATAGTTATTTTGGAGATATTTTTATGGCAGGTCATAGTAAATGGGCCAACACCAGACATCGTAAAGCTGCGCAGGATGCTAAGCGCGGTAAAATCTTCACTAAAATCATTCGTGAGCTGGTGACCGCAGCTAAACTGGGTGGTGGCGATCCGGATGCTAACCCGCGTCTGCGTGCTGCCATTGATAAAGCACTGTCTAACAACATGACCCGTGACACCCTGAACCGCGCAATTGCACGTGGTGTGGGCGGTGATGATGATGCGAACATGGAAACCATCATCTACGAAGGTTACGGTCCTGGCGGCACTGCAATCATGATTGAATGTCTCTCTGACAACCGCAACCGTACCGTTGCTGAAGTGCGTCACGCATTCAGCAAATGTGGTGGCAACCTCGGTACTGACGGTTCCGTGGCTTATCTGTTCAGCAAAAAAGGTGTGATCTCCTTCGAGAAAGGTGACGAAGACACCATTATGGAAGCGGCGCTGGAAGCAGGTGCTGAAGACGTTGTGACCTATGATGACGGCGCGATTGACGTTTACACCGCATGGGAAGAGATGGGTAAAGTACGCGACGCTCTGGAAGCGGCAGGTCTGAAAGCAGATAGCGCGGAAGTATCTATGATCCCGTCAACCAAAGCTGATATGGATGCAGAAACCGCACCGAAACTGATGCGTCTGATCGATATGCTGGAAGACTGCGACGACGTGCAGGAAGTTTACCATAACGGTGAGATCTCTGATGAGGTTGCAGCGACCCTCTGATGAGGCCGGCTAAACAACAAAACGGAGACGCGTGATGGCGATTATTCTCGGCATTGACCCGGGTTCACGCGTTACCGGTTACGGCGTTATCCGCCAGGTGGGCAGACAACTGTCCTACCTGGGTAGCGGATGCATACGCACCAAAGTGGATGATTTACCGTCTCGTCTGAAGCTCATTTATGCGGGCGTGACGGAAATCATCACCCAGTTCCAGCCAGATTATTTCGCAATCGAACAAGTCTTTATGGCGAAGAACGCCGATTCTGCCCTGAAACTGGGGCAGGCGCGTGGTGTGGCGATTGTGGCAGCGGTGAATCAGGAATTGCCGGTATTTGAGTATGCCGCTCGCCAGGTAAAGCAAACCGTGGTGGGTATTGGCAGTGCCGAGAAAAGCCAGGTGCAGCATATGGTTCGCACCTTGCTGAAACTTCCCGCTAACCCGCAGGCAGACGCCGCTGATGCGCTGGCAATTGCCATCACCCACTGCCATATCAGTCAGAATGCGATGCAGATGAGCGAATCGCGGCTGAATCTGGCTCGCGGGCGACTGCGTTAAATTATACTGCTTCGGTCAGTTCAGGCTGAGGCGTATCTACTCCTTCGGCATGAATCAACACCAGACCCGGATGATGCCACAAACTCGCTGGCGTTACGGTTTTTCGCGCCCACGGAATTGAGCCTAAAAACCAGAATTTCCAGAAAGTAAGTTTTGCATGTGGATTGCTGTGTAATAACTCTTCAAAAGTTTCTATCTCGCCTACCGGAATACATAATGCTTCTTTATAAATATCAAAGACAAACTTTGAGCAGAACTGGCGAGATGACTCATATTTAAACCCGGTGTGATAGAGCTTGCGCAGTCGAGAGGGAACCTGTTCTATCAGCCTTTGTTTTTGCTGTTCTGTCAGCCCTGCACCTAATCGCTTTACGGCATAGCGTTGGTGAGAAGAACGTTTAATAAAATGGGACAGTGTGGTGATGGTGGAGAGGGGAACACGGCTTTCTGCGACCAGAAAATCATCGCCGTCATGACCGATAATGATCCCGACGTGATTACTCCAGCAATTCGATGCGGCAGAAATTTGGCCGAATAATGCGGCACCTATACATGTAAATACAATATCACCAGTTTCATATTCAGCAGGATAATTAATATTCACTTTATCATTCCATTGAAATAAATTTAAATATGTTTAATAACATAAAATATTTTTTATCGCAGGTATAGTCAAGTTTATTTTTTTTGGGTCTTTTACCTGAATATTTAATATATAAAATATTTGCTTTCAATATGACCTGGAGAATGAATTATGCAGTGACAATTCTCCGTTCATCGAGACGCCTCGCAATTTTTCTGCATCCTTCGCTGGATATCTATCCAGCATTTTTTTATCATACAGCATTATCTTTGATTCATTACGCAGGAGCGTCATGTGATAGGCAGGCTGAGAGGCATCATTCTGGAAAAACACCCCCCGCTGGTGTTACTTGAAGTGGGCGGCGTAGGCTATGAAGTGCATATGCCGATGACCTGTTTTTATGAACTCCCTGAAGCGGGCCAGGAAACGATAGTCTTCACCCACTTTGTAGTACGTGAAGACGCGCAGTTACTGTACGGTTTTAACAATAAGCAAGAACGCACGCTGTTTAAAGAACTGATTAAAACCAACGGTGTGGGGCCGAAACTGGCACTGGCGATCCTCTCTGGTATGTCAGCGCAGCAGTTTGTTAATGCCGTTGAGCGTGAGGATCCTGCAGCACTGGTGAAATTACCTGGCATAGGTAAAAAAACTGCCGAACGGCTGATTGTTGAAATGAAAGATCGCTTTAAAGGCCTGCACGGCGATCTGTTTACACCGGCTGCCGATCTGGTGTTGACCTCACCGGCAAGCCCGGCAACCGACGATGCCGAGCAGGAAGCGGTTGCTGCGCTGGTGGCGCTGGGCTATAAACCACAAGAAGCCAGCCGCATGGTGAGCAAAATCGCTCGTCCTGATGCCAGCAGTGAAACATTAATTCGCGAAGCCCTGCGCGCCGCGTTATGAGGTAAAGGATGATTGAAGCAGACCGTCTGATTTCTGCCGGTACGACCTTGCCGGAAGATGTGGTAGATCGCGCTATTCGCCCCAAATTACTGGAAGAGTATGTTGGTCAGCCGCAGGTCCGTTCGCAGATGGAGATTTTCATCAAAGCGGCGAAACTGCGCGGCGATGCCCTCGATCATCTATTGATTTTTGGTCCTCCTGGCCTGGGAAAAACCACGTTAGCCAACATCGTTGCCAATGAAATGGGCGTCAATTTACGCACAACGTCTGGTCCGGTACTGGAAAAAGCGGGTGACCTGGCGGCAATGCTGACCAACCTTGAACCGCACGATGTGCTGTTTATTGATGAGATCCATCGTCTCTCGCCAGTCGTGGAAGAGGTGCTGTATCCGGCGATGGAAGATTACCAGTTGGATATTATGATTGGTGAAGGCCCGGCAGCGCGTTCGATAAAAATCGATCTACCACCGTTCACCCTGATTGGCGCGACCACGCGTGCTGGCTCATTGACATCGCCATTGCGTGACCGTTTCGGTATAGTGCAGCGCCTGGAGTTTTACCAGGTGCCTGATCTGCAATATATCGTCAGTCGTAGCGCACGGTTTATGGGGCTTGAGATGAGTGACGATGGCGCACTGGAAGTCGCTCGCCGGGCGCGAGGTACGCCACGTATCGCTAATCGTTTGCTGCGTCGTGTGCGTGATTTTGCCGAAGTGAAGCATGATGGCACCATCTCGGCAGATATCGCCGCCCAGGCGCTGGATATGCTTAATGTCGATGCAGAAGGTTTCGATTATATGGATCGCAAGTTATTGCTGGCGGTAATCGATAAATTCTTCGGTGGTCCGGTTGGCCTGGATAACCTGGCTGCAGCCATTGGCGAAGAGCGTGAAACCATTGAGGATGTGCTGGAACCTTATTTGATTCAGCAAGGCTTTTTGCAGCGTACACCGCGCGGGCGTATGGCGACAGTGCGGGCGTGGAACCACTTCGGGATTACACCGCCAGAAATGCCGTAGAGCGGATAAAGCGTTAACGTCGCATCTGGCATTGAATTATTGACAGGATGAATCGAGACAGGCGCTCCCGCAGGAGCGCCTGATTGATTAGCGACCAAACAGGTCACGTTTTTTCGCTTTAAATGGCTGGGAAATCACCACTAGCACTGCGACAATCAGGTAAGCAACAAAAATACCGAGCAACCACTGCGGCATATCCAGACCTAAAAACTCCCACTGACGCTCAGCGCAATCACCAGAGGCGACAAACACTTGTGGTACCCATTTATCCAGCGGCAGCCAGTCTGGGAAGCGAACCATGAAATCACAGGTCATAAACGGCGAAGGATAGAGCTGGAGCATGGTGTGTTCGTAAGTTAACTGCACACCACGAAACGCGCTATACAACCAGATAATCATCGCCACATAACGCAGCGGCGTTTTCGGGGCGATAGCGCCAATCAACGCGGCACCCAGAACACCGAATAACGCGCAGCGTTCATAAATACAGAGCACGCAAGGTTTCAATAACATCACATGCTGGAACCACAGCGCCGTCAGTTCCAGTGCCAGAGCGGTAAGCGCCATTAACAACCACGCACCCCGCCCCTGTGAACATTGGTTCAAAAATCGCAACATAATAATTTCCCTGCAATATGCATCGAATGCGCAGTTTAAACCAATTCATTCGTTGCGCCACCAGGAGGGAGTAAAAATAGGATGTAATTGAACAATTATCGGGCGGAAAGGCAAACCGGGCATGAATATACCCGGTAAGTTGTTATCAAAGCGTTGCTATCCACCCCATTTGCATAAACCATTCAGTTACAGGAGCAAGAGTAAACTCTACGCAGAGTAGCCCGACGAGGGTCAGTACGAGGGTGTAGGGCAGAGCCATCCATACCATGCGGCCATAAGAAAGACGTATCAATGGCGCGAGAGCGGAGGTTAACAGGAACAAGAACGCAGCTTGTCCGTTCGGCGTGGCGACGGATGGCAGGTTGGTCCCGGTGTTAATGGCGACGGCCAGCAGTTCATATTGCTTCATACTGATAGCGCCGCTCTCCATTGCTGCTTTGGCTTCGTTGATATAAATCGTTCCCACAAAGACGTTATCCGAAATGGAAGACAGCAAACCGTTGAAGATATAGAACAGCGATAGCTGGGCGTGTTCTGATGCCTGCAATACAAACTGGATAATTGGGGAGAACAGTTGTTGGTCGATAATCACCGCAACTACCGAGAAAAAGACCGTCAACAGTGCAGTGAATGGCAGAGATTCGGTGAAGGCTTTGCCGATAGCATGTTCATCAGTGACACCGGTCAGTGATGTAGTCAGAATAATGACAGACAAACCAATCAGGCCGACTTCCGCCAGATGCAACGCCAGCGCGGTGACCAGCCAGACGCCGATAATCGCCTGGACAATCAGGCGAATTTTATCCTGACGTGTACGCTGGTTACGGCTTTGATCGTCAAACTGCTGCAGCACTTCGCGGACTTTCTCCGGCAGCGTTTCACCGTAGCCAAACCAACGCATTTTCTCCACTAACAGGCAGGTTAACAAACCACAAATCAGAACCGGGACGGTTACCGGTGACATGCGCAGGAAGAAATCGCCAAAATGCCAGCCAGCAGCTTTCGCAATAATCAGGTTTTGCGGTTCACCGACCATGGTCATCACACCGCCTAATGCAGTACCGACACCCGCGTGCATCATCAGGCTACGCAGAAAACCACGGAACTGCTCCAGCACCACCTGGTAATGCTTGTCGATATGGCTGTCGTCTTGCAGATCGGTATCTTCGGCACGGGAAGAAGCCACTCGGTGATAAATACCATAAAAACCCACCGCAACGCTGATCACCACGGCCACTACGGTTAAGGCATCCAGGAACGCGGAGAGAAACGCAGCCGCCACACAAAAAGAGAGCGATAACAGCATCTTGGAGCGAATGCTTAACAGCAAGCGGGTAAAGATGAACAGCAATAGCTGTTTCATAAAATAGATACCCGCCACCATAAACATCAGTAGCAGCAAGACTTCAAGATTCGCCGCCACCTCTTCACGGACGTGCTCCGCGCTGGTCATGCCTATGAATACCGCTTCGATAGCCAACAGGCCGCCAGGCAGTAGCGGATAGCATTTGAGCGCCATCGCCAGGGTGAAAATAAATTCCGCTACCAACAGCCAGCCAGCAACAAAAGGGCTGATGAGGAAAATTAACGGGTTAACAATTAAGAAAATAATGAGGGCAAGTTTGTACCAGTCAGGTGACTGGCCCAAAAAATTGCGCCATAACGCGCGGCCCCAGGAGATCTCCATGATGGTTTCCCTTACCTTACAAATAATAAATGATGTTTTTATGTTAGAACGCAAAGCTTAACGGCCAGGCAGGAGTGAGGCAAGTCTTGATAGTCAAGCGGAAAGAGATGCGGAAAATGAAGCCCTGATCCCTTTTTTCTTCTTTTTGTCTGCTATCAGCGTAGTTAGCCCTCTGGTATGATGAGTCCAACTTTGTTTTGCTGTGTTATGGAAATCTCACTATGGTCATTAAGGCGCAAAGCCCGGCAGGTTTCGCGGAAGAGTACATTATTGAAAGTATCTGGAATAACCGCTTCCCACCCGGGACTATTTTGCCCGCAGAACGTGAACTTTCAGAATTAATTGGCGTAACGCGTACGACGTTACGTGAAGTGTTGCAGCGACTGGCACGAGATGGCTGGTTGACTATTCAACATGGCAAGCCAACGAAGGTGAATAATTTCTGGGAAACCTCCGGTTTAAATATCCTTGAAACACTGGCGCGACTCGACCACGAAAGTGTGCCGCAACTTATTGATAATTTGCTGTCAGTGCGTACCAATATTTCAACTATTTTTATTCGCACCGCGTTTCGTCAGCACCCTGATAAAGCGCAGGAAGTGCTGGCAACCGCCAATGAAGTGGCCGATCACGCCGATGCTTTTGCTGATCTGGATTACAACATTTTCCGCGGTCTGGCGTTTGCCTCTGGCAACCCGATTTACGGCCTGATCATTAACGGGATGAAAGGGTTGTACACGCGCATTGGTCGTCACTATTTTGCTAATCCGGAAGCGCGCAGTCTGGCGCTGGGTTTCTACCACAAGCTGTCGGCATTGTGCAGTGAAGGCGCGCACGATCAGGTTTACGAAACGGTGCGTCGCTATGGGCATGA
It includes:
- the aspS gene encoding aspartate--tRNA ligase, translated to MRTEYCGQLRLSHVGQQVTLCGWVNRRRDLGSLIFIDMRDREGIVQVFFDPDRADALKLASELRNEFCIQVTGTVRARDEKNINRDMATGEIEVLASSLTIINRADVLPLDSNHVNTEEARLKYRYLDLRRPEMAQRLKTRAKITSLVRRFMDDHGFLDIETPMLTKATPEGARDYLVPSRVHKGKFYALPQSPQLFKQLLMMSGFDRYYQIVKCFRDEDLRADRQPEFTQIDVETSFMTAPQVREVMEALVRHLWLEVKGVDLGDFPVMTFAEAERRYGSDKPDLRNPMELTDVADLLKSVEFAVFAGPANDPKGRVAALRVPGGASLTRKQIDEYGNFVKIYGAKGLAYIKVNERAKGLEGINSPVAKFLNAEIIETILDRTAAQDGDMIFFGADDKKIVADAMGALRLKVGKDLGLTDESKWAPLWVIDFPMFEDDGEGGLTAMHHPFTSPKDMTAAELKAAPENAVANAYDMVINGYEVGGGSVRIHNGDMQQTVFGILGITEEEQREKFGFLLDALKYGTPPHAGLAFGLDRLTMLLTGTDNIRDVIAFPKTTAAACLMTEAPSFANPTALAELSIQVVKKAENN
- the nudB gene encoding dihydroneopterin triphosphate diphosphatase; translation: MKDKVYKRPVSILVVIYAQDTKRVLMLQRRDDPDFWQSVTGSVEEGETAPQAAMREVKEEVTIDVVAEQLTLIDCQRTVEFEIFSHLRHRYAPGVTRNTESWFCLALPHERQIVFTEHLAYQWLDAPAAAALTKSWSNRQAIEQFVINLA
- a CDS encoding YebC/PmpR family DNA-binding transcriptional regulator — its product is MAGHSKWANTRHRKAAQDAKRGKIFTKIIRELVTAAKLGGGDPDANPRLRAAIDKALSNNMTRDTLNRAIARGVGGDDDANMETIIYEGYGPGGTAIMIECLSDNRNRTVAEVRHAFSKCGGNLGTDGSVAYLFSKKGVISFEKGDEDTIMEAALEAGAEDVVTYDDGAIDVYTAWEEMGKVRDALEAAGLKADSAEVSMIPSTKADMDAETAPKLMRLIDMLEDCDDVQEVYHNGEISDEVAATL
- the ruvC gene encoding crossover junction endodeoxyribonuclease RuvC, whose translation is MAIILGIDPGSRVTGYGVIRQVGRQLSYLGSGCIRTKVDDLPSRLKLIYAGVTEIITQFQPDYFAIEQVFMAKNADSALKLGQARGVAIVAAVNQELPVFEYAARQVKQTVVGIGSAEKSQVQHMVRTLLKLPANPQADAADALAIAITHCHISQNAMQMSESRLNLARGRLR
- a CDS encoding YebB family permuted papain-like enzyme translates to MNINYPAEYETGDIVFTCIGAALFGQISAASNCWSNHVGIIIGHDGDDFLVAESRVPLSTITTLSHFIKRSSHQRYAVKRLGAGLTEQQKQRLIEQVPSRLRKLYHTGFKYESSRQFCSKFVFDIYKEALCIPVGEIETFEELLHSNPHAKLTFWKFWFLGSIPWARKTVTPASLWHHPGLVLIHAEGVDTPQPELTEAV
- the ruvA gene encoding Holliday junction branch migration protein RuvA, with amino-acid sequence MIGRLRGIILEKHPPLVLLEVGGVGYEVHMPMTCFYELPEAGQETIVFTHFVVREDAQLLYGFNNKQERTLFKELIKTNGVGPKLALAILSGMSAQQFVNAVEREDPAALVKLPGIGKKTAERLIVEMKDRFKGLHGDLFTPAADLVLTSPASPATDDAEQEAVAALVALGYKPQEASRMVSKIARPDASSETLIREALRAAL
- the ruvB gene encoding Holliday junction branch migration DNA helicase RuvB; the encoded protein is MIEADRLISAGTTLPEDVVDRAIRPKLLEEYVGQPQVRSQMEIFIKAAKLRGDALDHLLIFGPPGLGKTTLANIVANEMGVNLRTTSGPVLEKAGDLAAMLTNLEPHDVLFIDEIHRLSPVVEEVLYPAMEDYQLDIMIGEGPAARSIKIDLPPFTLIGATTRAGSLTSPLRDRFGIVQRLEFYQVPDLQYIVSRSARFMGLEMSDDGALEVARRARGTPRIANRLLRRVRDFAEVKHDGTISADIAAQALDMLNVDAEGFDYMDRKLLLAVIDKFFGGPVGLDNLAAAIGEERETIEDVLEPYLIQQGFLQRTPRGRMATVRAWNHFGITPPEMP
- the dsbB gene encoding disulfide bond formation protein DsbB — encoded protein: MLRFLNQCSQGRGAWLLMALTALALELTALWFQHVMLLKPCVLCIYERCALFGVLGAALIGAIAPKTPLRYVAMIIWLYSAFRGVQLTYEHTMLQLYPSPFMTCDFMVRFPDWLPLDKWVPQVFVASGDCAERQWEFLGLDMPQWLLGIFVAYLIVAVLVVISQPFKAKKRDLFGR
- the nhaB gene encoding Na(+)/H(+) antiporter NhaB, which encodes MEISWGRALWRNFLGQSPDWYKLALIIFLIVNPLIFLISPFVAGWLLVAEFIFTLAMALKCYPLLPGGLLAIEAVFIGMTSAEHVREEVAANLEVLLLLMFMVAGIYFMKQLLLFIFTRLLLSIRSKMLLSLSFCVAAAFLSAFLDALTVVAVVISVAVGFYGIYHRVASSRAEDTDLQDDSHIDKHYQVVLEQFRGFLRSLMMHAGVGTALGGVMTMVGEPQNLIIAKAAGWHFGDFFLRMSPVTVPVLICGLLTCLLVEKMRWFGYGETLPEKVREVLQQFDDQSRNQRTRQDKIRLIVQAIIGVWLVTALALHLAEVGLIGLSVIILTTSLTGVTDEHAIGKAFTESLPFTALLTVFFSVVAVIIDQQLFSPIIQFVLQASEHAQLSLFYIFNGLLSSISDNVFVGTIYINEAKAAMESGAISMKQYELLAVAINTGTNLPSVATPNGQAAFLFLLTSALAPLIRLSYGRMVWMALPYTLVLTLVGLLCVEFTLAPVTEWFMQMGWIATL
- the fadR gene encoding fatty acid metabolism transcriptional regulator FadR; the protein is MVIKAQSPAGFAEEYIIESIWNNRFPPGTILPAERELSELIGVTRTTLREVLQRLARDGWLTIQHGKPTKVNNFWETSGLNILETLARLDHESVPQLIDNLLSVRTNISTIFIRTAFRQHPDKAQEVLATANEVADHADAFADLDYNIFRGLAFASGNPIYGLIINGMKGLYTRIGRHYFANPEARSLALGFYHKLSALCSEGAHDQVYETVRRYGHESGEIWHRMQKNLPGDLAIQGR